The stretch of DNA AAGATTCAATCAATGTTAGAATGTTGTACAACTGTGTTTAATTCACAGTTATTGGAATCAGCCCGGGCTTCGAATCCTCGTAGTGTGGCCTGGTCACGTCCAATAGAGGGGACGTTTTGTCTGAATGTTGATGGGAGTTTTCTAGGCTCGACCCAAACTGCAGGTTTTGGCGGCCTAATACGCAATAATGCGGGAGCTTTCCTTGGAGGTTTTTATGGTGTTGCATCAATGCCGAGCATTCTTTATGCTAAGATCATGGCGGTACTGCACGGTCTGGAATTATGCTGGAATAATGGTTACACAAATTTAGTTTGTTTCTCTGACTCCTTGCAAGCTGTCAGTTTGATCAAGAATGGTGTTTCGCCGTATCATACTTATGCAAATGAGATTCACAAAATTCGGCAACTCATAGGTAGGGATTGGAATGTGTCGATTGATCACACTCTTCGGGAGGGAAATGCATGTGCTGATTTCTTGGCCAAGTTAGGAGCTTCGTCGAAGTCTTCTCTTGTGATATTAGAAGCTCCACCTTCTGACATGTCTAGATTACTCCTTGCTGATGCTGGGGGCATGATGTTTGTTAGGGGCTAGTccctttgtttgttttgttttccttctctcttgtaaccaaaaaaaaaaacacacatttGTCAATTGTCCCAAACCATTTCAATGTCCAATGTAGTATATGACTTTTCTCGTCAAAGAAATCCATAATCACATTTTTTAACCTACACATTACTCCCTCCGGaaacaaatataagtaaaagaaactgtttacgcggtgtttaaggaatttagttaagtgtagttaattttcttgatttaatgcaaaacataaGTTAAGTTTGCTATATTACCcattttgaaaagtgtaaaagtgtaaaagtaaaataaatgcttaaaataaaatagaattaaattaaGTTATATTAAGAATTGtagcattaattagtttaaaaatagttaacttttgtttataatagagaccaaaatttgaagtgtttttttgcttatatttgtgtccagagggagtattaaataaaCTCTTCAATATATCCATGTGACTTGTATAGTTCAATTTGTAGcgatattatatataatatgtagAGACAGATGTTCACACTCtgtacatttatttatttatcttaaaaagaaattatagtCACTAGACAGCTTAATCAAAAATAAACTCTTCAATATAATTACACATTTTTTGAGtgaaataattatcatatgtatGATAGTATGATCAGAGAAACATTTTCATATCAATAACAAGTGATTTTTTAATGAGTGAATTACAATAATTATTGCTGGGAATTGCCATGAAAACGTGGAAAAACAGCAAAAGCTGCCGTTTTGGTGCCCCGGGCGAAATTTCAGTAGAAATGGAGCTGACATTCTGTTTtcgtgcctcaggcgaaaaaactggtgcctcaggcgaaaatttcgccccaggcgtGAAAATTGGTGCCTCGGGCGAAAATTGCTGCAGGGTATTTAtagggtcacgttttctgtttttttacaacaagttttgagggtttctttcaccaaaacggcggctagggttaagagggttactcttggttcatctctaggttttgggtgttgattctttcatcttgtaatcacttatcattgaaatctcttggtcacgggaagagatttgggaaaagggtagaattagggttgaagtctaattcttgcaactcttttgtagtgaatctcgttgtaatcaTGCTTTTCATtaatagtggaacggagagtggctctctccccaagagtaggtcggttttgactgaagtgggtaaacaattgcttcgtgttctttacaattttattgtttatcttttgtttgtgattattattactatttccacgttttgattgcttattcgatttgctccacacatcaagattattggtgtgattcaatccgaattcacaagAATTATTATCACACATATGACTAAGAAGCTCTTCAATATCAATGACATGACCAAACAAACACTTTCATATCAATGACAAAttctcattgaatttcaaatttcatgcTCAGTTCATCAATATATTTTGAGAAAATCCCTAATCtcgtaaataaataaaaaatacaccaCCACAAGCCAAATATACATGATaattcaaaagaagaaaaaaaattattaaattctTAGAATGAACTTCATAATATAAAACTTGTGTCCCAAGTTTCTTTGATGACCCCACGATCCTAAGTCGTTTGTCCATCCATTTCATTCTAACGTGAAATCAAATCTTATTTAATTTGTCTATTTTCTTTGTTGACCCCACCCCACcaattaattttctttgttcTATATTACCATAGTTTGTTATGCTCCCCACCAGTTTATGTCCCCCTAAAAGATGGGTACGTACTTCAAAAGTATAAGGTAGACTATAAATTTCTTTCCTATGACGTGAACAACTTTAACTCACTTTATATGTACTAAAGTAAGTTATCAATCATTTGATCAATCAAATTATTTGTGTTGAAATATAAACCtttgatttcttattttattaatcTAAGGATAAACGCGCATGTCATATTAAGTTTTTGAGTCAGATCCATTGGTACAAActagtttgacatcaaatgttacacattttaataatattttaaccgatataaattttataaaattcattgttggattgaaattttacatcatatagataaTTTGTTACAACTAAGCTGACACTTCATAGATAAGTATATATGGGCGtcatatatgtttataagtaagGGTAATCTTCACTTTACAAGCCCAAATTTATAGAGTTGAGTTAGGCTCAAACCAAAATATTAAGATTTATTTGCAGTTGAGTCACAAGACGATGCCGCCACTCCTCCGAAATCATCTTGGAATGTATTCTCCATTTTGTTGTCGTTTTCACCATTGTTAAAAGATGGAAAATATGTGCTTCCATAAACATTAAAATGCGTTGATTTCAACATTTTCGATGCATAGTATTCTCCTGGACTAAGATATTGAAGAGACGCCATTGAAGTATCCATAATACTGCCATACTGCAAAAATTTCAGAAGAAAATAAACTATATGAAAGTCCATTCTAGTAGCATTTCAAAAGTACTAAGAGAAAAACAGCCACATcacaatatgaagaaaaaagtgCTTCTGAATCTttaaacaaaaccaaaactaaCTCAACCTAGACATTTCATATAAGTACTTTTCGGATTTCGGTTCAGTGCAGTCAGGAATTTAGTAACTGCAGTGTAGTCGGCCACGTTCAGTCCGTCCAAAGTTTAAGAtcagattttataattaaaatctgagccgtctgatcttgatcggacggtCCAGATTTACTGACTGCGTGCAGTCAACTGCACAAAATCCAAATCCGTACTTTTCCCAATCtataaaagaaaatcaatcaCAACACTTCATTAGTGTGGATATGGTTCACAAACAGTTAGAGATACACTCCCAATATCATTTGGTCtttgaataatatatatttaccGGCGTAGAGACTACTTCGGCGTCCGTGTCACTGCTTTCATAGTAAGCCATTCTCAATGACTCGGACCGGACCGGACTGTTGATAAAagtatgttttcttttttcactAGCAATATACTCCCCGTCAGTAAGCATCGAATTGACGAATGTATCTTCCTCTTCCGGAGTTTTAAACGGACTTGGATCAACCTTGTTTACATTTCTAAAATAGGCATTGTGAAGTTGCAAGTTTGGGATCAATACTTCCGGCTCATTTTCAGAGATAGAAGACTGTTGTGTTGAGAAAGGGTAGTAATTTTCTGCCTGATAAGGTGCCTGAAATATTGACTGCATATTTATTTCTTGCAAAGTACCACTTATTACCTGaaacaaatacaaaacaaaTTCTCAGCATGTTTCATGTAGAAAGGTGTAAGCCAAGACTTTGTTCTCAAAacttatgtgtttggttctatgGTGCAAAGgtgattttgaatgaattgatcATGACTACTAAGAGAGTTGAACATTAATGAACTTCAGGGAAACTGAGGAATTATACACATTGGGATCAGAGCAatatacaagtgagttggacactaCACTTTTACCTAAAATCTTAAGGCATTTATGCGTCATCTCACTTATAGTGTTCAATCTCCATTTTTCtaagcgatgtgagacttaactcataTCACACTTTGCCgcaacaaaattaattgtacaaataaaaacttcaaaatttaattttagtttcaacttaggctctgtttggtaaaattaagctataagctagctgatagctgaaaagttagctTTTAGCTGATAGCTAAAAACTAGTtgaatgaaattaaagtgtttggtaaatttagcttttataattataaaataacataaaaatacatgattattttatgtgagtgagtagttatttttgtgagtgggtaatttttttattaagaaaaataatgaaaattaaataataaggttaaaattggaataaaaggtaaaaaactataagctaaaacgctacttaaaatagcatctgaaaaaaagctataagctaataaaaaaaacttgttaccaaacacctctaattttatgaaacaagcttataagctactataataagctatataagttagcttatttatgttaccaaacacacccttagaaTCAATTAtggaaccaaaatcaattctttagagaacatccaaacatgtcaaaatcaattataaacctctaaaatcaattttgg from Trifolium pratense cultivar HEN17-A07 linkage group LG5, ARS_RC_1.1, whole genome shotgun sequence encodes:
- the LOC123884408 gene encoding NAC domain-containing protein 69-like, which produces MTTSLPILNFLPVGFRFRPTDEELVNHYLKNKLLGNDYIVNNVLAEVDVCKFEPCELPAVSVIKSVDPEWFFLSPCDYKYAKSKRFNRATKFGFWKATGIDRKIKIRGTNKIIGIKKTLVYYHGRIPGVKSNWVIHEYHDVTLEENKRNFVLCRLMRKAETKAEEEADIMIYDEGEPSRNLSSSDHENQETVEGIPDVISGTLQEINMQSIFQAPYQAENYYPFSTQQSSISENEPEVLIPNLQLHNAYFRNVNKVDPSPFKTPEEEDTFVNSMLTDGEYIASEKRKHTFINSPVRSESLRMAYYESSDTDAEVVSTPYGSIMDTSMASLQYLSPGEYYASKMLKSTHFNVYGSTYFPSFNNGENDNKMENTFQDDFGGVAASSCDSTANKS